Proteins encoded together in one Plasmodium brasilianum strain Bolivian I chromosome 4, whole genome shotgun sequence window:
- a CDS encoding hypothetical protein (conserved Plasmodium protein) → MLKKPKTFYLNSALLLSKRIGHSASGKIQYSSHVHQKYERIKYTEEVYNMEDTYIRRVSKMNNTALTYTCEDINRKRMKNEYLWKLIYDRIKEIRNSFSVNELVVMFHAYCNSKSFDGNFILLINLFWTLLENKLNNMDYISLIALYFCAEKTENVKKMNEVGSSLLNHIIVNDCEEIKLTEKGLSIILKILCNTSGSSSNGNIGSNNVSNDNKTADEKILAHISKFIQRVDMKEIKNIMLSLHFLLKYKIFDEPFVVLLKKVQSLLIFKNINPHLVLKCLSLLKTINNPTAMQEVKSTLSIIYLSCYISSGT, encoded by the coding sequence ATGTTGAAGAAACCAAAAACGTTTTACCTGAATTCGGCTTTGTTATTAAGCAAGAGGATAGGACACAGTGCCAGTGGAAAGATCCAATACTCTTCACATGTTCATCAAAAATATGAACGCATAAAATATACGGAGGAAGTTTATAATATGGAAGATACATATATTAGACGTGTTTCAAAAATGAACAATACTGCATTAACATATACATGTGAAGATATTAACAGAAAAAGAATGAAGAACGAATATTTATGGAAATTAATTTATGAtagaataaaagaaataagaaaTTCGTTTTCTGTAAACGAGTTAGTTGTTATGTTTCATGCCTACTGTAATAGCAAATCGTTTGACggaaattttattcttttaataaaccTTTTTTGGACCTtattagaaaataaattgaacAATATGgattatatatctttaatagCTCTATATTTTTGTGCAGAAAAAACGgaaaacgtaaaaaaaatgaacgaaGTTGGCAGTTCCCTTTTAAACCATATAATAGTAAATGACTGTGAAGAAATAAAACTTACAGAAAAGGGTCTAtccataattttaaaaattctttgCAATACAAGTGGTAGTAGTAGCAATGGAAATATTGGCAGCAACAATGTaagtaatgataataaaactGCTGACGAAAAAATTCTTGCGCATATTAGCAAATTTATACAACGAGTTGACatgaaagaaattaaaaatataatgttaagtttgcattttcttttaaaatacaagATATTTGACGAACCGTTTGTcgttttgttaaaaaaagtacagtcattattaatatttaaaaatattaatccACATCTTGTTTTAAAATGCTTAAGCTTACTAAAAACCATTAACAATCCAACTGCTATGCAGGAAGTTAAAAGTACGTTgtctattatttatttatcatgCTATATAAGTAGTGGGACTTGA
- a CDS encoding protein transport protein SEC31 has product MALKSINISGNFDWCPFEEHKNYLICFNSHNLLYSNNNNLNNYIYLLDINLNNDIRNLEIVSKLNFEEALNRESEGGKNSNGNEYITCFEWINSSNFVETENEDELSKGIIVGGLTNGDIVLLNAQNLFEGNNKNYENFILSKVNVHENSVNCLEFNRHKNHLIATGGNDGQLFITDIENIYSPTSYDPYLDKNNLQKITCLNWNKKVSHILATSSNNGNTIIWDLKIKKSAVSFRDPHNRTKTSSLCWLANQPTQILVSYDDDKNPCLQLWDLRNSNYPIKEIIGHSKGINNICFSSIDTNLLLSSGKDITKCWYLNNNNFDIFNEVNNSANNIYSKWSPFIPDMFASVTNMDTIQINSINNGNKMTSKYIPNFYKKDAGICFGFGGKICCFDNNSIDVMSAVLPDHSSSSNLSAQSYVNKNIPNSNEDNDGTAINSKGKNNLLENKYVIKCHIYPTEMELIEEADKFEKYITSGNYNEFCACKIAKSEDDHEKLTWKVLQLLCTSQRSDIVKQLGYDMNEILQKIKESIGKQPGFIFKTLVEEINNDNLANNNMASTSNLGADNNDSRNAMIGSMNMNGMDMIGMNNNDPTLSSSPLGDNQQNFNNESFDVDPEKFFRELGEKTENEKLKETTMGIENRNNSEKVRDKERVDDEDSDETKVKEMNDEFSNEKRASINSNMSNVNNWSSGIESIIKECVLVGNIETAVELCLHKNRMADALLLSSFGGEQLWYKTKTIYINKQNDNFLRNINYILDDKLDHLVKKIDLSSWGEALSILCTYAINNSNFNALCETLAKRLQNEKFDIRAASICYLCACNFSETVEIWNNMPSTKTSLLNVLQDLVEKMTVLKMVIKYDQYNPIMNQKINQYAELLANSGRVKAAMTFLCLIQDDHSMDSLILRDRIFNSATHILSQQVKPPICPFQVVHVKPSGIMHQTQQQYHQGQPYKSTGILMGSNVISSNQSNLGSSKNLGGPAMSSPMSMQKQQKHPHQPLQSLQPHLQQKHVPPPPPSTHLGYGQMIPPNKFNAPVVSGSSINISSSFSATTNKNFPPSNPNTAKTLIGTMPPSYMSTASIPSLTAPVGAFSPSYGSVPNFSNLNTTQNIMKSEQDKQQQLTPMFTTQSYANINNKAVPNANVISPPNVTSHVTPPMNTNHINNRSNFSSNQNIATSNPLNRGTTVPSSANLMQTNNMIHPPDQFVKREECIDQSMYGVVNAPSMPSMSNLQTKNFPGSFQDGISSVGFSPQSVNPPASGANTTSPIAGALTVTPGMPVPWPIPTTTQQLGSTTQSTANENKKIQTATKEQNGVLMSRGNIENIKKTISTLLNAYTAQESIKKKAEDVSVKVHDLFEKLDNGAFNEQINENIINLVNCLNANDFKTTNRIIVDLSRNLWDGSNKAWIMGLKCIIPK; this is encoded by the exons ATGGCTTTGAAGAGCATAAACATAAGCGGAAACTTCGACTGGTGCCCCTTTGAGGAGCATAAAAACTATTTGATATGCTTTAATTCGCATAATTTGCTATACTCGAATAACAATAATTtgaacaattatatatatttactagaCATAAACCTGAACAATGATATTCGAAATTTGGAGATTGTAAGTAAATTAAATTTCGAGGAGGCGTTAAATAGAGAGAGTGAAGGTGGGAAAAACTCAAACGGCaatgaatatataacatgCTTCGAATGGATAAATAGTAGCAATTTTGTGGAAACAGAGAATGAGGATGAATTAAGTAAAGGGATAATAGTAGGTGGGTTGACAAATGGTGATATAGTACTGTTAAACGCTCAAAATTTGTTTgaaggaaataataaaaattatgaaaattttatattaagtaAAGTAAATGTACATGAAAATTCAGTAAATTGTTTAGAATTTAATAGGCATAAGAATCATTTAATAGCAACAGGTGGTAATGATGGACAATTATTCATTACtgatattgaaaatatttattctccTACTTCGTACGATCCATatttagataaaaataatttacagAAAATAACTTGCCTGAACtggaataaaaaagtatcTCATATTTTGGCTACTTCATCAAATAATGGAAATACAATTATATGggatttaaaaataaaaaagtctGCAGTTAGTTTTAGAGATCCACATAATAGAACAAAAACATCTTCATTATGTTGGCTAGCTAATCAGCCTACTCAAATTTTAGTGTCATatgatgatgataaaaatCCATGTTTACAACTTTGGGATTTAAGAAATTCTAATTATCcaattaaagaaataataggACATTCAAAAGGAATTAATAACATATGTTTTAGTAGCATTGATACAAATTTATTGTTATCCTCAGGTAAGGACATAACTAAATGTTGGtatttgaataataataattttgatatatttaatgaagtTAACAATTCAGCTAATAATATTTACTCCAAGTGGTCCCCATTTATTCCAGATATGTTTGCATCAGTTACGAATATGGATACAATACAAATTAATTCCATaaataatggaaataaaatgaCAAGTAAGTATATcccaaatttttataaaaaagacgCAGGTATTTGTTTTGGCTTTGGGGGAAAAATCTGCTGCTttgataataatagtattgATGTTATGTCAGCCGTGTTACCTGATCATTCAAGTTCTTCAAATCTATCTGCACAAAgctatgtaaataaaaatattccaaATAGTAATGAAGATAACGATGGGACAGCAATAAACAGTAAGGGGAAAAACAACCTGctggaaaataaatatgtaataaaatgtCATATATATCCTACAGAAATGGAGCTAATAGAAGAGGCAGATAAATTTGAAAAGTATATTACTAGTGGTAATTACAATGAATTCTGTGCATGCAAAATTGCCAAGAGTGAAGATGACCATGAAAAGTTAACGTGGAAAGTATTGCAGTTGTTATGTACATCACAAAGATCCGACATTGTTAAGCAGTTGGGATATGATATGAATGAAATTCTTCAGAAAATTAAAGAAAGTATAGGAAAGCAACCaggttttatttttaaaacactGGTGgaggaaataaataatgacaaTTTggcaaataataatatggcGTCAACTAGTAATTTGGGAGCAGATAATAATGATAGCAGAAATGCGATGATAGGAAGCATGAACATGAACGGCATGGACATGATCGGTATGAACAATAATGACCCGACTCTTTCGTCCTCACCTTTAGGTGACAACCagcaaaattttaataatgaatCTTTTGATGTAGATCCCGAAAAATTTTTTAGGGAACTGGGGGAGAAGacagaaaatgaaaaattaaaagaaacgACAATGGGTAtagaaaatagaaataattcCGAAAAGGTAAGAGATAAGGAAAGAGTAGATGATGAAGATAGTGATGAAACTAAGGTTAAAGAGATGAATGATGAAttttcaaatgaaaaaagagcAAGTATAAATAGTAATATGAGCAATGTTAATAACTGGAGTTCTGGAATAGAAtctataataaaagaatgtGTATTGGTAGGAAATATTGAAACAGCTGTAGAATTATGTTTGCACAAGAACAGGATGGCAGatgctttattattatcttcaTTTGGTGGAGAACAGTTATGgtataaaacaaaaacaatatatattaacaaacagaatgataattttttaagaaatattaattacattttaGATGATAAATTAGATCATctagttaaaaaaatagatttatCATCATGGGGAGAAGCCTTATCTATTCTATGTACCTATGCGattaataattcaaattttaATGCATTATGTGAAACGTTAGCTAAAAGATTACAAAACGAAAAATTTGATATCAGAGCAGCAtctatttgttatttatgtGCATGCAATTTTTCTGAAACAGTGGAGATATGGAATAATATGCCATCAACAAAAACCTCTTTGTTGAATGTATTACAAGATCTTGTAGAAAAAATGACTGTATTAAAAATGGTTATAAAGTATGATCAGTATAATCCTATAATGAATCAGAAAATTAATCAATATGCTGAATTGTTAGCAAATTCTGGAAGAGTAAAAGCAGCAATGACTTTTCTTTGTTTAATACAGGATGATCATTCTATGGATAGTCTTATACTACGAGATAGAATTTTTAATAGTGCTACCCATATACTATCACAACAGGTAAAACCTCCTATATGCCCTTTTCAAGTTGTTCATGTAAAACCGTCTGGAATAATGCACCAAACGCAACAGCAGTACCATCAGGGACAACCCTACAAATCAACGGGCATATTAATGGGTAGCAACGTAATATCCTCCAATCAATCAAATTTGGGTTCTAGTAAAAACCTGGGGGGCCCAGCTATGTCTTCCCCAATGTCAATGCAGAAGCAGCAGAAGCATCCCCACCAACCGCTTCAATCACTTCAACCACATCTGCAGCAGAAACATGTACCGCCTCCTCCTCCCTCCACTCATTTGGGTTATGGTCAGATGATACCACCTAACAAGTTTAACGCACCCGTTGTAAGTGGTTCatctattaatatatcatcCTCCTTTTCAGCGacaacaaataaaaattttcctcCATCAAACCCCAATACTGCAAAAACTCTGATAGGTACTATGCCTCCATCATATATGTCCACTGCTAGTATTCCTTCTCTTACAGCTCCAGTTGGTGCTTTCTCACCATCCTATGGATCAGTAccaaatttttcaaatttgaATACTActcaaaatattatgaaatctGAACAAGACAAGCAACAACAGCTTACACCTATGTTTACAACACAGTCGtatgcaaatataaataataaagcaGTACCAAATGCCAATGTTATATCTCCTCCGAATGTTACTTCACATGTAACACCACCTATGAACACAAATCATATAAACAACAGATCGAACTTTTCAAGTAATCAGAATATTGCAACATCCAATCCATTAAATAGAGGCACAACAGTCCCTTCAAGTGCAAATTTAATGCaaacaaataatatgatACATCCCCCGGATCAGTTTGTGAAAAGGGAGGAGTGCATAGATCAATCTATGTATGGAGTTGTAAATGCTCCTTCCATGCCATCTATGAGTAATTTACAGACAAAAAATTTTCCGGGATCATTCCAGGATGGTATCAGCAGCGTTGGGTTCAGCCCTCAGTCCGTGAACCCCCCCGCGTCTG GCGCCAACACGACCTCTCCAATTGCGGGAGCCCTGACGGTGACCCCGGGAATGCCTGTCCCATGGCCTATACCCACGACCACTCAGCAa CTCGGGTCAACAACCCAGTCAACGgcaaatgaaaacaaaaaaatacagacagctacaaaagaacaaaatggAGTATTAATGAGTAGAggaaatattgaaaatatcaAGAAAACTATTAGTACCTTGTTAAATGCGTACACCGCCCAAGAGTCTATTAAAAAGAAGGCAGAAGACGTTTCGGTGAAGGTGCATGATCTTTTTGAAAAGTTGGACAACGGGGCTTTTAACGAACAgataaatgaaaacataataaatttagTTAATTGTTTAAATGCTAATGATTTTAAAACAACTAACAGGATAATAGTGGACCTCAGTCGCAATCTATGGGATGGCAGCAATAAAGCATG gaTTATGGGATTGAAGTGCATCATCCCAAAGTGA
- a CDS encoding ribosomal protein L13: MIRRSVLRLAGYPKASFHEQNINPFSNVQWKSQPFLKKNMPKTDLFAEEHISKNAISVFDKEKGNWFVIDAYNKSVGSLSVCISKLLQGKYRVDYNSNRVNSSSVIVVNAIHVKFYGHTWDTKIYKFPRKSYSKGHKILTCKTVFARNPSMILNLAVKRMLPNNRLRQIFYRKLFVYPGALHPHWGIPQVIIPKKKEDKDSEQSNVKSFTIV; encoded by the exons ATGATAAGAAGAAGTGTGCTCAGATTGGCCGGGTATCCCAAGGCCTCTTTTCATGAACAGAATATAAACCCATTTTCAAATGTACAATG GAAAAGTCAGCCCTTCCTGAAGAAGAACATGCCGAAGACAGACTTATTTGCAGAAGAGCACATTTCGAAAAATGCGATAAGTGTATTTGATAAGGAGAAAGGGAACTGGTTCGTTATTgatgcatataataaaagcGTTGGTAGTTTAAGTGTGTGTATTAGCAAGTTATTACAAGGGAAATATAGAGTCGACTACAACTCGAATAGAGTTAATAGTAGTAGTGTAATTGTAGTTAATGCTATTCATGTGAAATTTTATGGACATACATGGGacacaaaaatttataaatttccaAGAAAGAGTTATTCAAAAGGTcacaaaatattaacatgCAAGACTGTTTTTGCAAGAAATCCATCTATGATTTTAAATTTAGCTGTTAAACGAATGTTACCAAATAATAGACTAAGGCAAATTTTTTATCGTAAACTTTTTGTTTACCCAGGTGCACTACACCCTCATTGGGGAATACCCCAAGTTATAAttcccaaaaaaaaagaagacaaAGATTCTGAACAAAGCAATGTAAAATCCTTTACAATTGTGTAA